A single window of Liolophura sinensis isolate JHLJ2023 chromosome 6, CUHK_Ljap_v2, whole genome shotgun sequence DNA harbors:
- the LOC135468801 gene encoding lysocardiolipin acyltransferase 1-like, whose product MVFTGSPGKSSEGSLILMNHRTRLDWLFYFSYELRYGTITRGKIILKSLLKNIPGPGWAMQCAIFLFLHRRWEMDKPLISRVLRYFRNLDYRPQILLFPEGTDLTETTRARSDEFARKENLLSYQHVLHPRTTGFVYMAKKMMKGNGLGHVTDITIAYPQNLCQNETDLIAGNFPREIHFHMTSHPISGLDTSEQGLSDWCQKIWLEKEKRLQDFYGGTKTFTQTNSTGDHSPANSRTLQINLYMYAALIFWTWFNVASIVLLLYSSLFRWYAFLCSLIFFLIGYCCDGVDMFQANLANGAQVS is encoded by the exons ATGGTGTTTACGGGCTCTCCTGGCAAATCCTCTGAGGGCTCTCTAATTCTGATGAACCACAGAACCCGTCTGGACTGGCTGTTTTACTTCTCCTATGAGTTGAGATATGGCACAATAACAAGGGGCAAGATCATCCTCAAGtcattgttaaaaaatatcCCTGGACCAG GCTGGGCCATGCAGTGTGCAATTTTCCTGTTCCTTCACCGCAGATGGGAGATGGATAAGCCGCTCATCTCTAGAGTGTTACGTTATTTCAGGAATCTGGACTACAGACCTCAG ATTCTACTGTTTCCTGAGGGCACAGACCTAACAGAGACGACAAGAGCCAGAAGTGATGAGTTTGCTAGGAAAGAAAACTTGTTGTCTTATCAACATGTGCTTCATCCTAGGACAACAGGCTTTGTCTATATGGCCAAGAAAATGATGAAAG GAAATGGCTTGGGGCATGTGACTGATATTACCATAGCTTATCCACAAAACTTGTGTCAAAACGAGACAGATCTGATCGCTGGCAACTTTCCACGGGAGATTCACTTCCACATGACCTCTCATCCAATCAGTGGCCTTGACACATCAGAGCAAGGCCTGAGCGACTGGTGCCAGAAGATCTGGTTGGAGAAAGAGAAGAGACTGCAGGATTTTTATGGTGGAACTAAgacatttacacaaacaaattCCACTGGGGATCACTCCCCGGCCAATTCACGAACATTACAGAtcaatttgtacatgtatgcggcCTTGATATTTTGGACATGGTTCAATGTTGCGTCTATTGTGTTACTTCTGTATTCATCTTTGTTTCGCTGGTATGCCTTTCTGTGTTCCCTCATCTTCTTTCTCATTGGTTATTGTTGTGATGGTGTTGACATGTTTCAAGCAAATCTGGCCAATGGCGCACAGGTGTCCTAA